One Mercurialis annua linkage group LG3, ddMerAnnu1.2, whole genome shotgun sequence DNA window includes the following coding sequences:
- the LOC126674392 gene encoding putative invertase inhibitor gives MSIPIFFLVLLFAVPTHQISDIVTKTCDQTLYKAYCKTELGSAPVSDVKDLKSLTVFALKMASLKGVAIVKSIDKFTKATQDEFAQQCLSDCAEIYQDAIDQLEDSTAAVDAKKYNDVNTWVTAAMTDSTTCEDSFKENKGTKSPLTAENTKFSNLCSIILTMSNLLAKTK, from the coding sequence ATGTCTATCCCAATCTTTTTCTTGGTTTTACTTTTCGCAGTTCCTACGCACCAAATATCAGACATTGTTACCAAAACATGTGATCAAACCCTCTACAAGGCCTACTGCAAAACGGAGCTCGGCTCCGCCCCAGTGAGCGACGTAAAAGATCTAAAATCACTAACCGTCTTCGCATTAAAAATGGCATCATTAAAAGGGGTCGCAATAGTTAAATCGATCGATAAATTTACAAAAGCGACACAAGACGAATTTGCTCAGCAATGCTTGAGTGATTGCGCTGAGATATACCAAGACGCGATCGATCAGTTGGAAGACTCGACTGCCGCAGTGGATGCAAAGAAGTATAACGATGTTAACACATGGGTGACGGCTGCAATGACCGATTCTACGACGTGTGAGGACTCGTTTAAGGAAAACAAAGGCACAAAATCTCCGTTAACAGCTGAGAATACAAAGTTTAGCAACCTTTGCAGCATAATTTTGACAATGTCTAATCTTTTGGCTAAAACAAAGTAG